A genomic window from Pyxicephalus adspersus chromosome 2, UCB_Pads_2.0, whole genome shotgun sequence includes:
- the RNF181 gene encoding E3 ubiquitin-protein ligase RNF181 — translation MASYFDEHNCEPTVPEEQYRQNALLELARSLLSGMDIDLGPMDLSDWDHRLPPPASKKVVENLPKVTITAKQADAALKCPVCLLEFEEGETVRQLPCEHLFHSACILPWLGKTNSCPLCRDELPTDSPDYEEYKQEKARRKQKEHRLEYLHDAMYT, via the exons ATGGCGTCGTACTTTGATGAACATAACTGTGAGCCCACTGTGCCGGAGGAGCAATATCGCCAGAATGCCTTGTTGGAGCTGGCCAG GAGTCTCCTCAGCGGGATGGATATCGACCTCGGGCCCATGGACCTTTCAGACTGGGACCACAGACTTCCTCCTCCAGCTTCCAAAAAAGTGGTAGAAAATTTACCAAAAGTCACAATAACGGCGAAGCAGGCGG ACGCTGCCCTCAAATGTCCAGTGTGCTTGTTGGAGTTCGAGGAAGGAGAAACAGTGCGGCAGTTACCTTGTGAGCATCTTTTCCACTCGGCCTGCATTCTGCCGTGGCTGGGAAAG ACTAATTCCTGCCCCCTTTGCAGAGATGAATTGCCCACCGACAGTCCGGACTATGAGGAATACAAACAGGAAAAG GCTAGAAGAAAGCAGAAAGAACACAGGTTGGAGTATCTGCACGACGCCATGTATACTTGA
- the TMEM150A gene encoding transmembrane protein 150A, which translates to MTGWIVLPISLTAFSIPGIWIVYAMAVMNHHVCPVENWTYNVTCSDDTAKQGMPKSCCTLEHVPLISKCGSYPPESCLFSLIGNVGAFMVVMICLLRYSQVIELSHSSWLNTVALISGCTNAAGLVMVGNFQVDHAKSLHYIGAGVAFPAGLLFVCLHCILTYHLATSTLDYWVGHLRVSLTIVALASLVLSGVFFIHESFLLQHLAAICEWIFVLDILVFYGTFSYEFGSVSSDTIMAALQSSSARSCKSPGSSSTSTHLNCNPERIAMI; encoded by the exons ATGACTGGCTGGATTGTCCTGCCCATCAGCCTGACTGCATTCTCCATCCCAGGGATATGGATTGT GTACGCCATGGCTGTGATGAACCATCATGTTTGTCCTGTGGAAAACTG gacATACAATGTAACGTGCTCCGATGACACTGCCAAGCAGGGGATGCCAAAGTCCTGTTGCACTCTTGAGCATGTTCCTCTCATCAG TAAGTGTGGGTCGTACCCACCAGAGAGCTGTCTCTTCAGCCTGATTGGAAATGTTGGTGCTTTTATGG TGGTGATGATCTGTTTGCTGAGATACAGTCAGGTCATCGagctcagccacagctcctggcTCAATACAGTCGCCCTGATCTCCGGCTGCACCAATGCTGCGGGACTCGTCATGGTGGGAAACTTCCAG gtGGATCATGCCAAGTCTCTGCATTATATTGGAGCAGGAGTGGCATTCCCAGCTGGTTTGCTGTTTGTATGCCTACATTGCATCCTTACCTACCATCTGGCTACTAGCACTCTGGACTATTGGGTGGGACACCTGCGTGTAAGCCTGACCATTGTGGCCTTAGCATCCCTTGTCCTGA GTGGGGTCTTTTTCATCCATGAAAGCTTCCTCCTTCAGCACTTGGCTGCAATCTGCGAGTGGATCTTTGTGCTGGATATCTTGGTCTTCTACGGGACATTTTCCTACGAATTTGGCTCGGTCTCCAGCGACACCATCATGGCTGCTCTGCAGAGCTCCTCAGCTCGCAGCTGCAAGTCTCCAGGAAGCAGCAGCACATCTACCCACCTGAACTGTAATCCAGAGAGGATTGCCATGATATGA